CCAGATCGGCCACGGTGATTACACCACCTTCGTCGCGTTGACCAACGGCCTGGCGCAACAGGGCGAGACGTTGCAGATCATCCCCAGCACGAACCTGACGATGTTCATCTATTATTGGTTCGACACCAATAACTGCGTGCTCTGGCGGGCGGGCGTCACCAATGGAAGCATCACGACGAATATCGTGGCGCAATACCTGACCAATATGACCAGCGCGTGGCTGACTAATTCGATGACCTTCCGCGCGATGGACTACACCGGCACGACGAACCTCACGGTGGATCCGACCAATTATAATTTCAACTACGTGGTGAATATCCTGATGCAGTTCTACCAGTATCAATACCCGCTGACCACGGTGGGAAGTAATTACCTGTATAACTACTACCAGTTGACTTACAGCGCCACCCGCCGCAGTCCTTAGTTTTATCATAGTCAGAGACGAGATGTATTATGAAAATTAAATCCTCATCCCGCGCCCGCCGGCAAGCGGGCTACAGTGCCCTGTTCATCACTTTGGTGTTGGTTGGAGCCAGCCTTCTGGTGCTGGGCGCGACCCTGAGCCGTTCCACGGCCAGTTCAAGATTGACGGACCGCAATACGCTGTTCATCGCCTCGGATGGCGCGGCGGAAGCGGCGGTGGAAAAAGCGCTCGCCCGCGTCATGGTGGACTTTGCCAACGGCGGCGAATCCCTCGTGTTGACCAACCTGACTTACTATCAAACCCAGTTGTTGCCGACGTCTGCCGAAAGTTCCTACTGGACCAATTTTACCTGGTCCGACGGCCAGGGGCATGACAACCAGATTTATGTCGCGCGCACAACCAGCGGAGCCAATGCGCCGTACGTCGCCCTCGAAGAACAATACCAAGGACTTTCGGGCTATGCTTCGACCTATCGCATCCTCTCGAATGTGCGGATGAAAAGCAGCACCTTCGGCTATACCTTCACCAACGCCGTGCAACAAGACGTGCAACTCGCGCAGATTCCCGTGTTCCAGTTTGCTATTTTCTACAATGGCCTGCTGGAGTTCAGCGATACGGCGACGCTCGTCGTCACC
This sequence is a window from Verrucomicrobiia bacterium. Protein-coding genes within it:
- a CDS encoding prepilin-type N-terminal cleavage/methylation domain-containing protein: MKIIIKQLRGVRGTRGMTLVELMCSVAIFALLIAGLISVNLFGLRQDELVNSALGANDQSRLNFNLMLDEIRSSKDIQIGHGDYTTFVALTNGLAQQGETLQIIPSTNLTMFIYYWFDTNNCVLWRAGVTNGSITTNIVAQYLTNMTSAWLTNSMTFRAMDYTGTTNLTVDPTNYNFNYVVNILMQFYQYQYPLTTVGSNYLYNYYQLTYSATRRSP